The genomic segment CCCAGCATCCCTCTGTTCTTTCTGCTTTGCTGTCACTCACTGTCCTGACctacttttcttttgtctctgtgGGTTATGTCCAGTCCATGGTGTCTAAACAAAAGAGGGTGTTGTTTACAGATTGCCCATCTATAGGCCGGGTGCTGGGCCTTCTGCATCAACATATGAGAAGCAATGTGCAGAGGACTTCAGGCAGGTTGACCTTTTAGTAAGACCAACATTTTGCAGAGACAGAACTGCtctggaggggaaaaaatacattttaaaccaaATAACTGCAGCTTTTCTGACAATATGGTTATGTAATATTAGAGTGACTagtgagaaaaacaagaagtaaGAGAGTAGGAAGCTACAATTTTGTAAACAACTCTTAAACAAtgtagccagttagcttagcatggtAGCCCATCTGACAATCTAAGTCCAAAGAAGCcaaactctttctttctttttctctgttcaaTTTGTTTATTGGTGTGAATAAGTAAAAATGTCATTGCAATTTTTGTCATTACCACTTGGCAATTTGAAAATCTGCCCTCTGAAAAcactttgtatgtttttgtatcaGTAATCTTGAAGATGCGCAATAGACGAGTCCCAGAAACTGCAAAAAATGATCATCTCCACAGACGTTTATCCACAAAAGACAAAACTCTCCACTTCATCACTTTTTCTTTGTGAATTTAGTCCTTGTTGCATAAAGTTAAAAGTTTTCAAATTTCCACCCCTCCCTTTTCTTGCGCTTGTCAATAACGGGCCCCACTCCCACTATCCCACAATGCTTTGGGAAGTGATTTGCTTACAtccaacagaaaatgaataggTACGGTCTTCTCtgttactcaagtactgtacttcctGTAAATACGATTCTTAGGTAGCCTACAGGCACTAGAGTATTTTCATTTGGGAAGACTTTATAATTCTacaccactacatttcagagggaaatgttgtactttttactgctgTACATATATCTGACATATGATCATCTCCAAAATATGAACTTTTCAGGAACTCTGAAAACACAGTTTGATGTCAcaatgacattttgactttaGGTATGTAAAGAGTTTTGGAAGATGATGATGTAATGAGATGTATAGACACATAGGTCAAACCTCCATCCTCAGAAACAAATTCATCTCCATGTGAAACACCAGCTGCCGAAGTAAAATGTCTTCCTGTTGTGGTTCTTGTTTAATCATCTGAGGACCTTGCAGTTATTCTAACAATGTTGGCTGGTGCGTTCAGAGTATGAAACAGCCAGAGAGTAATAAATTCACGCAGACCGAAAAGAAAATATGTGGTAAATCAACTCAACAGGTAGAACAGTGTGTTCAGCTACAGCAACAATAATAACCAGGCTTTTATAGTTACAGTTATGTGTATGTGGGTAAACATGTGTGTTTAGGCCTGGGGGGAATTGTTAACTGATGTTTTCTGCATCATAATTCAAAACTGGCTACAGGTGGTTACATTTTCCAGAACATCTATTTCACttagaaaaagaaatgtctcCACTTAACTAACCACCAAAGATTAGTTGCTCAATGGTAAAAAGGGGGGGGCCGCAGGTCCTGTTGTCTACTAATCATGCTTAATCACGCGGCTGAAGAGGGTTGGTGTATTGAGCTGGCATTAAACCCTGAGGACTCCTGGGGCGCCATGGCTCTTGACTGGAGGCCGGTACACTGCACAGTAGTGTCAGTCATCACTGAGCTCTTGAAATGGTCTGGGGAAGTGACTTTAAGCTTGTTGTGTCTCCTCTGCCCCACGCTGCGCTGCTTTCCATACGGGGCGGGGTGCCGCTCAGTCCGGCGCACAGAGCAGTGCGCACCATCACCAGCTGCTCTCCCTGCACCGTCTGCCCGTCTAACTGAACAACATGGGTCTGGAAAAGGAGAAATCGGACACCAGTATAATTATGGACGAAGACGAGTTCAACAGATCGATAGAACCCATTCTGTCGAAGAAGGGGAAGGTGTACACAGCGGTGCCGGACCGAGATCCAAACGATATCAACGCTCACTTGAAGGTAAAGTATGTACATTGTGCGGAATTACTCTTTGAAAGTGAAACTACACAAGCTAGCGGCTGTCAAGTTGAATTATCTACAGTTACCAAGTAATATACCGGTATTGTTTTCGTGTAACACACTGTGAGATTGGTAATCTGCAGCGTGAATACATGGAAGTCGCTGCCTGCGCGTCAATCCATCATCCAAGACCTTCCTGCCAGTGCTGGTTGTTTTGAAAGCTCATTGTGTGCCCCTGACTTGTGTGATCTGACAGCTTGGTTTTGAAGATGTCATCGCGGAGCCCATCTCCACGCACAGCTTCGACAGAGTGTGGATAGGAAGCCACGCCGCCTTTGAGCTTGTCAAATTCATCTTTTACCGCCTGCTGACCACGCTGCTGGCCGTGCCCATGGCTTTCATCCTCGGAGTGGTCTTCGGCGTGCTCAGCTGCATCCACATCTGGTAGGGAGAAGATCCTCTCAACCTGCCAGGtttctgtttgttgctgtttttagccTGACTTGTCTGGTACAGTGCCAAATGTTGCCCatacaagaaataaataagtttggggttttttcagAAAATAGCACAGAAACATCATATTAGAGTGATGCCATGAGACATAAAATACTTTGTAGAATTTGGAAAAGATAACCAGTATACTTACAGTAAGTTCTAAAGAGATTAAAAGTTCCCATAAACACATTATATTGTAGTGATACAAAAGATGTAAAGTTCTGAAAACATGTAAAAGATCATCATAAAACTTATAATGGGAGCTGAAAACACATTATAACTTCCAATATGAAGATTATATAAGTATTATAGTGATacaaaaatctgtaaaattgTATTAAAGTATGATAATATCACTTACTGTAAGTACCAAAAGTTTAAGTCCCAGTGGGAACATTATAGGAACAGTACATGACTTTTCCTCAAGGGCCACTGCTACTTGCCAGCATGCTTGTTCTGGCTCTTTAGGCAAACATTGACAGAAGTTATTTTTATAGTCAACGTCACATGTAGTGtaacactgaaacattttgtctgcgttttgtttttatacatttatttggaGAATTATGTCATGTTTATGTCGACTTTGTGCCTGCATCAAGTTAAACCAGGTTTTCGAGCAAATCATGCAATACATGTATACGTTCCCAACCACAACCTAAAGAGTCCATTTATTAACACTTGATGAAGCAACATTTTATGCCCAGAAGTAAGCACTGTATGGAAAGTTGGGAGGAATGTGGAGTTCCACTGgtactgggggaaaaaaacgcCCCATGCCCTTTGCCATGTAGCTGGCATTGTAGCAGCAATACAGGCCTATTTGCAGACCAGAGTGGGACATTCTTCAGATGCAGATAGAGCGCTGCAGAGTTACTTTCGCATGACCTTTCACCTAGGTGAGGTCACAAGCTCAGGACGATGCCTTCAACTGCAGTGTTTGAAGGAAGAAGTCAACGCAGGTATTCATCAATACGGGACTGAGTGGTGACGCTGAGCTGGTCAATATATTTGGGATGTCAGGAAGGGAGATCACACAGAGGGGGGCTGCTTCACAGGAGAACACAGCTTTCACAAcacacctttttattttattttatacattggAGTGAAGGTCACAGGCTGCAGGTATGTAACAATATGATTCAGTTCTTAATagagctttttaaaaacatagaTACCAACCACCTTACAGATAAGATAATAACAGTAGTTGATAAGATAACACAAATTCCAGACaaggcggtgtagtccctcattcgtccaggagtgttccatcgtagaaaaggtttcagtcgtagtcatctggacactgttttcagaatcaagacgttttggctcccatccggaaatgagaatgacttccggatgggagccggaTGGGagccggatgggagccgaaaaggcccttgattctgaaaacagtgtccagatgaccacgactgaaaccttttctacgacaaaTACCAGACATAAAATTTAATACATGGTTGTAGAAAAATATGCCCAATATGTGTCAAACATCATATAAACCCATCTAACTgactggaaaatgtttttttaaaacataaatatttaaatgtaggTCATGCCTTTGTTAATAACATTATATTCAGCAAGGGTTTTATTTCTTACATCTAAATTACTGTGAAGACATTTTGCAGAAACATTGGTGGTATCAACACAAATGCTGAACAGGTCAGGTCAAAGGGTGAAATCGCAGCACCCCGGAAATGGATGCTACAAATATTCAATTATGTGTCGCTAGACTGATAACTAAACACATAAAAAACTGAACCTGCAGGGCAACATTTTCTATGATATGAATCAATAAATCTGTGGACTTTATGAAAGTTGTGTCACGGGGACTGCAATTTGAGTTCAAGATGGACGCTTTAGATGGAAAGGCTGCTGATTTGAATTCCCAGGATAAAAGTTGTGTGTAATCTTCTACTCAACAATTGCTCAGTCTCAGTTGCATTTTCCCCTGTAGATCAGCTCATTTGATCGGGTGAAAACAATGCCCTTTTGAACATTGATGGTGCTTAGTAAAAACCTGCAAATCTGAGCCTCAGTCCTCCTCCAACAGATGTAATTAGGAGTGAGAATGTCATTTGTCCCAACTACCCCTAAAATTAATGGTTTTATGGATACAAGGAGATATTGACCTCTGATAGCCAGCAGTTGTATGTTTATCCAACTTGTATGTTTATCTTTAacctaaaaaatgaaaattatatcCTGATGTGCGTATCATTTATTGCATTTTGTGAATGCATCGTTTCTCAGCATCTGTTCTAAAGTGACTTTTTGACCTTTTCCTTCCAGGTTGGTGATGCCGGTAATCCAGAGCTTCATGATGCTCTTACCATCAGTCCAGGTGGTGTGGAGGAGTCTGACAGACATGTTCATAACACCACTCTTCCACAGTATGGGAAAGACCCTGTCCTCCATTCAAGTGAAGACCACCGAGAACTGATGCATGAAATGTAGGACAGATTGcagtcaaagaaaaaaagagtggaTGATGCTTGTAGTGGAATACATGAGCTctttataaagtaaaatatgaaaTCCTGACGAGTCCTGCACAAAGTACctaaaactataaataaatacaactatTTAAAAATGAGGCTGTCTAAACAATAAGCATGAATTTGATCATTTGCGgggaaaaaacatctttaaagctGGGATACATTTGATGAAAAAGTTTTATGGATATCTGTGTTACATATAATCGAATATATTTGGTGGTTTGGTTAGGACCTGATATATATTAAAGTATAGTCAttaaatgctgttaaaacaacagTCATGCGTAATGTATGGCTGTTGTttgaaatctaaaaaaaacCATTACTTTTTAACCAAATTAACTGCGGTTTTAGCCTAGATGCCTTGATGTAATCTAACCTGCAATTTATGGTTTATTAGTTACATCACTATAGGAAATGGTTGTGATACTATTCGGGATTTTATGAAAAGCTCATGTGCGCCACCCAAAATGGAGTTGTTTTTCTGATTGTGACCAAAAGAAATTCTTGTCATTCCATTACTTTGTGGCTGAGAGAGCCGTGGAATCAGTTGGAGGAGTGTAATATTGTTGTTAAGGCAAATATACTGCTGACTTGCTGAGAGATGtaatatttctgctttttttataCTATATTGtatatgttgcaaaataatTCAGCTA from the Siniperca chuatsi isolate FFG_IHB_CAS linkage group LG4, ASM2008510v1, whole genome shotgun sequence genome contains:
- the cav2 gene encoding caveolin-2 produces the protein MGLEKEKSDTSIIMDEDEFNRSIEPILSKKGKVYTAVPDRDPNDINAHLKLGFEDVIAEPISTHSFDRVWIGSHAAFELVKFIFYRLLTTLLAVPMAFILGVVFGVLSCIHIWLVMPVIQSFMMLLPSVQVVWRSLTDMFITPLFHSMGKTLSSIQVKTTEN